Genomic segment of Actinomycetota bacterium:
CGGCCGCGCGCCTGCTCGCGCTGCGGCGAGGCGACGGCGACCCGCACCAGACAGTGCCACAGCGGCGATGAGGCCTTCGCGAGGATGCCGCGAACGTCGAGCTCGACCGACGGGTCCGGGGCAGGGCGGTAGCCGGCCTTGCGTCCGCGGCCGACCCGCCACGAGATTGCGCCCGGTGTGCCGCCGCCCCGCAGCACACGCGCGGCGCGACGCAGCTTGTAGCGGGCGGCGGAGGTTGCGGGCCGGGCAAGTACTTGGATGACGGCGCGCTCGCCTTCCTCGAGGCCGCCGATCGAAGCGAGAGCGAGGCCGAGTGGATCGTGATCCTGCGAGCCGCCGATGGGAAACCATTCCTTCTCCGCGAGCGCCAGCTCGGTGATCTCGCATTGGTCCTTCAAGAGCTGCGGCACGGCGTCGGCCTCTGCGACCTCGGTGCGCGCGCCGGGAAAGGCCACTTCGACCGCTCGCTCGACGAGCCCGGGTGGGACTTCGGCAGGTACCCACAGCGAGACTTCGACGTCTTCCTGCGCGGCGGTGATCTCCCAGGCCAGGTGCGGCTGACCCAAAAGCACGCGACGCCACCAGGGTCGGAGAAGCGCGTGCATGCCCATCCACAGGAGCCGCGCCCCCTCTGGATCAACCTCCGGAGGAGGCAGGATCTTGATGCGGCGGGCTCCACCGCCTTGGCCCCGCCGACGCCGCGAACCGGAGAGGTGCCACGCAAGAAGAAGAGCCACCACGATGAGCGCGGCTCCGATGAGCCACGGCATCGCATCACGGGCCAGGTCGAGTACGCCGTGGAGCAATCCGCGCCCGTACCTGCCCGGGTCCAGGATGAAGCGCGACAGCGGTCCGCCGGGCAATGGGGAAGGGGTCGGCGCGATGGACCTCATGAGCTCCACCCCGCGTGGATGTGATCGAGATGGTCCTTGGTGAATGTCCACAGTCGGCCGTTGTTGAGCAGCCAAGGTCCACCGAGCTCATCGGGTTGCAAGGAATCCGGTAGCGCGAGGATCGCCTCCATCACCTCGCGCGCGGCTTCGTTGGATACCGACACCGCGACTCCGTTGACTCCGAGGATGTCGATGGCGCGACCGAACATGTGGTTCGAGACACGCGTGGTGCCCTTTACGTAGTAGGAGTGTCCGGAGACGAGCGGCCCGACCGGACCGAGTTCGAAGCTCTGCGCGAGGACGAGCAGCAGACGCAGGACGCGCGGATCGATCGCACCTGAGGAGACATCGCCGCGAGCATTCGGGGTGAGGTGGATCGCGGGATGCGCGAGCACGGCAGCCTCCAATTCGCCGACTGAAAGAGATGCGTTCGCGTCGGCCCCATCGACGTCACCGAAGCCGCCGGCGACCGCCCCGATGACGAGCACGGGTATCAGCAAGAGTCCGGCGAGGCTCGCCGCGATGACCTTGATCAACGCGGTGTCTCCTCGCGAGCCTCGATCGCCGCAAGCTCCGCAGGGTCCGAGGTCGCCAGCAGATGCTCTTGTTCTGAGGCGATGACGCGAACGGCCGCGCGCTCGGTTCCAAGGATCAGCACGCCCTCACCGCGCGAGCATGTGAGAAGGAAGGAGCGCTCCCCTTCGGACAAGCCGAAGACGCGCCCCATCGCCTCGATCGCTTGGGGTTCTTGTCCGAGCAGGATCTTGTGACTGGCATTCGTGACGACGGCGCGACCGAGATCGGTGGCGATGACGTCGTCAACGTCCTGGGTGATCGTGGTGAGCCCGCACCAGTACTTGCGCGCACTCTTCGCGAGTCGCCACATGAACTGCGCCCCGGCATCACCGCCGGCACGCAGAAGCAGCCACGCTTCATCGACCACGACGACGCGCCGGCGTCGTTCGCCGCGCACGACGCGGCGCCAGATCGTCTCCATCGCCATCAGCGCGCCGGCCATCTTCAGCTCGTCGGAAAGGTTGCGCAGCGAGAACACGATGAGATGACCCTCGGGACGCACGGTCGTCGGCTGGTCGAACAGCCCCGTGTGTGAACCGGTCGTATAGCGACGCAGGCCTTCGGCTAAACCCGCACCTCCGGTCATCTGCCCGAGAAGCTCGACGACATCGACCATTCGCGGAGCCGGGCGCGCGTGCGTGCGTGGATCCGGGGTGATGCCCGCGCGCTCGTACGCGGAGAGGACGGCGCGGTCCAGCGTCGCACGCTCTGCGATGGACAGATCTCCTAGGAGCGCGGCGACGAGAGTGTGCATGAACAAGGTCTGTTCGGTGATGGCTTCGGGCTGCCCCGCGGCCGCGAGGTCGAGCGGATTGAGCCTGGCACCGGCTGAACCAAGGGTGATCTCGGTGCCTCCGACCGCGCGGGCCAGCCGCCCGTACTCGTTCTCGGGATCGATCACGAGCACTTCGGCGCCCGAGTACAGCGCGCGCAGGATCTGCAGCTTCGCCAGGTAGCTCTTGCCGGCGCCGGATCGCGCGAGCACGACCTGGTTGTGGTTCTCCAACGCGAACCGATCGACGAAGACGAGCCCGCCGGTCGTCGCGTTGCGTCCGAGGAGGGTGCCGGCGACTCCTTCGATCTCGGCGCTGGCGAACGGGAACGACGCCGCCAGCGCGCGCGTGTCGAAAGTGCGGCGGAGCTTCAACAGGTCGAGGCCGAGCGGAAGCGTGGTGATCCACCCTTGGAGCGCGCGGAACGTTGTCGGTCGCA
This window contains:
- a CDS encoding DUF87 domain-containing protein, with product GAAIARGEGRLFRVGLYLTVRAPDEESLAAEVSRVRSLCASLLLEMRPTTFRALQGWITTLPLGLDLLKLRRTFDTRALAASFPFASAEIEGVAGTLLGRNATTGGLVFVDRFALENHNQVVLARSGAGKSYLAKLQILRALYSGAEVLVIDPENEYGRLARAVGGTEITLGSAGARLNPLDLAAAGQPEAITEQTLFMHTLVAALLGDLSIAERATLDRAVLSAYERAGITPDPRTHARPAPRMVDVVELLGQMTGGAGLAEGLRRYTTGSHTGLFDQPTTVRPEGHLIVFSLRNLSDELKMAGALMAMETIWRRVVRGERRRRVVVVDEAWLLLRAGGDAGAQFMWRLAKSARKYWCGLTTITQDVDDVIATDLGRAVVTNASHKILLGQEPQAIEAMGRVFGLSEGERSFLLTCSRGEGVLILGTERAAVRVIASEQEHLLATSDPAELAAIEAREETPR